One segment of Candidatus Hinthialibacter antarcticus DNA contains the following:
- the rpmE gene encoding 50S ribosomal protein L31, which yields MKQDIHPKYYLTQVHCACGNSFEVGGGVDELKVEICSACHPFYTGKQKHATKGGRIERFKKKYGM from the coding sequence ATGAAGCAAGATATTCACCCAAAATATTACTTGACCCAAGTGCACTGCGCTTGCGGCAACTCATTTGAAGTCGGCGGCGGCGTGGACGAACTTAAAGTCGAAATTTGCTCGGCCTGCCATCCGTTTTATACCGGTAAGCAAAAACACGCCACCAAAGGCGGGCGCATTGAGCGCTTTAAGAAGAAATACGGTATGTAA
- a CDS encoding GDP-mannose 4,6-dehydratase, producing the protein MSYLVTGCAGFIGSQLCERLLQQGEEVIGLDCFTDYYSPARKKRNLSAIRENPNFTFIEGDILSTNLLPLLAQSDCVFHTAGQPGVRGSWGQQFDVYTKNNILATQCLLESIKKSERRIRVVYSSSSSVYGNTDQLPTSETAVPRPYSPYGATKLTAEHLCMLYHDNYNIPVVSLRYFTVYGPRQRPDMAFNIFIKAMLNDDPIIVLGDGQQTRDFTFVQDIISANIAAAQLPVEGKIFNLGGGTRISLAGVIQKLEKVMGVKANIEYREKNLGDVRDTWADTKQARKHLDYKPETGLDEGLAQQAAWEKAVLSGEEFA; encoded by the coding sequence ATGAGTTACTTGGTAACAGGTTGTGCGGGTTTTATTGGAAGCCAGTTGTGCGAACGGTTGTTGCAGCAAGGCGAAGAAGTCATCGGGCTGGATTGTTTTACCGATTATTACAGCCCCGCCCGCAAAAAGCGCAACCTTTCCGCCATTCGAGAAAATCCTAACTTCACCTTTATCGAAGGCGACATTCTCAGCACCAACTTGCTCCCGCTATTGGCGCAGAGCGACTGCGTATTCCATACCGCCGGACAACCAGGCGTGCGCGGCAGTTGGGGCCAGCAATTTGACGTGTATACCAAAAACAATATCCTCGCCACTCAATGCCTGCTTGAATCGATCAAAAAATCCGAGAGGCGCATCCGTGTGGTGTATTCGTCGTCGTCGTCCGTGTATGGCAACACCGACCAATTGCCGACCAGCGAGACGGCTGTGCCGCGCCCTTACTCCCCCTATGGCGCCACCAAACTGACGGCGGAGCATCTCTGCATGTTGTACCATGACAACTACAACATCCCGGTGGTGTCGTTGCGCTATTTCACGGTGTACGGCCCCCGGCAGCGCCCGGATATGGCGTTTAACATTTTCATCAAAGCGATGTTGAACGACGACCCCATCATCGTTTTGGGCGACGGCCAACAGACCCGCGATTTCACGTTTGTTCAAGACATCATCAGCGCCAATATTGCCGCCGCGCAATTGCCGGTTGAAGGGAAAATTTTTAACCTGGGCGGAGGAACGCGCATCTCGCTGGCGGGCGTGATTCAAAAACTCGAAAAAGTGATGGGCGTGAAAGCGAACATCGAATACCGTGAAAAGAACCTGGGCGACGTGCGCGATACCTGGGCGGATACCAAACAAGCCCGCAAGCACTTAGATTACAAGCCTGAAACCGGCTTGGATGAGGGATTGGCGCAACAAGCCGCGTGGGAAAAAGCAGTCCTGTCGGGCGAAGAATTCGCCTAG
- a CDS encoding glycosyltransferase, which produces MKIAILSLWAQKLFDASETAQFGGAELQLYLLANFLTSQCGAEVRFITRGQGPFKRFTTESGVEVWKLPYRKTSAARSTLGLWDMYKACLDIDADVYIQRGGGVETGVVAFAAKQKGRAFAFMCSSVWDADRVHERERGRLYGSLYMFGLRNAATVIAQTLDQQNLLQENYGRDSLVLRSAHVIPERPTTPTGAALWVGRCDECKRPGLLLDLAEALPGHSFTMVCPLIHPNSIRLQLFQDIQERASAIANVTFYPGVSFGETEHLFEQHRISINTSDNEGYPNTFVQSFKWGRPVVSLNVNPDELLTEKSLGGCANGDPAQLVKITSDLLNNEEEWRAQSENARRFAEEQHDIQRIGRRLYEHIQSFV; this is translated from the coding sequence ATGAAGATCGCGATCCTATCGCTTTGGGCGCAAAAACTATTTGACGCAAGCGAAACGGCGCAGTTTGGCGGGGCGGAGCTACAGCTGTATCTGCTCGCCAATTTTCTTACCAGTCAGTGCGGCGCCGAGGTGCGGTTTATCACGCGCGGCCAAGGCCCGTTTAAGCGTTTCACCACCGAAAGCGGCGTCGAAGTCTGGAAACTGCCCTATCGCAAGACCTCCGCCGCGCGTTCGACGTTGGGCCTGTGGGACATGTACAAAGCGTGTCTCGACATAGATGCAGATGTTTACATTCAGCGCGGCGGCGGCGTTGAAACCGGCGTGGTCGCGTTCGCCGCTAAACAAAAAGGCCGCGCCTTTGCCTTTATGTGTTCGTCGGTTTGGGACGCCGACCGCGTACACGAACGTGAACGGGGAAGGCTATACGGCTCGCTCTATATGTTTGGGCTGCGAAACGCCGCGACCGTCATCGCCCAGACGCTTGATCAACAAAACCTGCTCCAGGAAAATTATGGCCGCGACAGCCTGGTGTTGCGTTCCGCCCATGTTATCCCCGAGCGTCCGACGACGCCGACGGGCGCGGCCTTGTGGGTGGGCCGCTGCGATGAGTGCAAGCGACCCGGCCTTTTGCTTGATCTTGCCGAGGCATTGCCCGGTCATTCATTCACGATGGTATGTCCGCTGATTCACCCCAATAGCATTCGTCTGCAACTCTTTCAAGATATTCAGGAGCGCGCCAGCGCTATTGCCAATGTGACGTTCTATCCAGGCGTGTCGTTTGGCGAGACAGAGCATCTATTTGAACAACACCGCATTTCAATCAATACGTCTGATAACGAGGGGTATCCCAATACCTTTGTGCAGTCGTTCAAGTGGGGGCGTCCGGTTGTGTCGCTCAACGTCAATCCAGACGAACTCCTCACCGAGAAAAGCTTAGGCGGTTGCGCAAACGGCGACCCGGCGCAATTGGTCAAAATCACCAGCGACCTGCTCAACAATGAAGAGGAATGGCGCGCGCAAAGCGAAAACGCCCGCCGCTTCGCTGAAGAACAACACGACATCCAGCGCATTGGCCGACGGCTTTATGAGCACATCCAATCTTTTGTATAG
- a CDS encoding VCBS repeat-containing protein — protein MINRFCINILPLLFAAMTFCPAVIANENGAWTRHTVTSVSQGADGVRLVDANHDGLLDIVTPWEEGGKISVSLHPGVEHVHQPWRTKIIAEVPSPEDAVWADLDGDGTYEVITCAEGKERSVWVHWNTSGGPLGEWKSEPFPQLRNTQQWMYCLPAQVDGLDGVDLVVGSKGKDGSICWLQSPADPTRLEDWSVHKFSDAGWIMSLIGQTNPQGILSDLFVTDRKNDLRSAKQFHFSDDKSIQANLFGSIGKEVMFMDLADLDQDDSLDAVVATYGNEIDIHRKINKQGWKFAAESWTIKMPPNTGTGKSVGVGDIDLDGDMDIAFTCGNAQDKRGVMWLSYRESPKETEWVAHDIGGLVGTKFDRLEMLDLDQDGDLDLLTCEERENLGVIWYENPTNSYREIK, from the coding sequence ATGATAAATCGCTTTTGCATTAATATATTGCCCCTTCTTTTTGCCGCAATGACTTTTTGCCCGGCGGTGATTGCAAACGAAAACGGCGCCTGGACGCGCCATACCGTCACGAGTGTCTCTCAGGGAGCAGACGGCGTCCGCTTGGTCGACGCCAATCACGACGGATTGCTCGATATCGTCACGCCTTGGGAAGAAGGCGGCAAGATCAGCGTTTCGCTCCATCCCGGCGTTGAACATGTCCATCAACCGTGGCGAACCAAGATCATCGCCGAGGTACCATCGCCCGAAGACGCCGTCTGGGCCGACCTCGACGGAGACGGGACTTATGAAGTCATCACCTGCGCCGAAGGAAAAGAGCGCTCGGTGTGGGTGCATTGGAACACCAGCGGCGGACCGCTGGGCGAATGGAAGTCAGAGCCGTTCCCGCAATTGCGCAACACCCAGCAATGGATGTATTGTCTCCCTGCGCAAGTGGATGGGCTTGACGGCGTTGATTTAGTAGTCGGTTCTAAGGGAAAAGACGGCTCAATCTGTTGGCTTCAGTCGCCCGCTGACCCAACCCGCCTCGAGGATTGGTCAGTGCATAAATTCTCAGACGCCGGCTGGATTATGTCGCTGATCGGGCAGACTAATCCGCAAGGGATTCTGAGCGATCTGTTCGTCACAGACCGGAAAAACGACCTCCGCAGCGCAAAACAGTTTCATTTCTCTGATGATAAAAGCATTCAGGCCAATTTGTTCGGTTCTATAGGTAAAGAGGTTATGTTTATGGACCTCGCCGACCTCGATCAAGATGATTCACTTGACGCCGTTGTCGCAACCTATGGCAACGAAATTGATATTCACAGGAAAATCAACAAGCAAGGCTGGAAATTTGCCGCCGAATCATGGACAATTAAAATGCCGCCCAATACAGGGACAGGCAAGAGCGTCGGCGTGGGCGATATCGACCTCGACGGCGATATGGATATCGCCTTTACCTGTGGAAATGCACAAGATAAACGCGGCGTGATGTGGCTGTCGTATCGAGAAAGCCCGAAAGAAACCGAATGGGTTGCGCATGACATCGGCGGGCTGGTCGGGACAAAATTCGACCGGCTGGAGATGCTCGATCTCGATCAAGACGGCGATCTTGACCTGTTGACCTGCGAAGAACGAGAAAATTTAGGTGTAATCTGGTATGAAAATCCAACGAACTCATATAGGGAGATAAAATGA
- a CDS encoding glycosyltransferase family 2 protein — MQKLTALILSYNEEANLPDCLQSVQWADEIFVVDSFSTDRSVEIAESFGARVAQHEYLNNAAQKNWAIPQCSHEWIVIVEADERMTPELRQEIEQLFEQPMQHDAYFVYRRNFVFGREVRHGGWDRDKAARLIHRHCRYGERQLAAEVVLDKPAGWLRGRMPHYPYREFDQLYAKFQRYTSWGAIELNKQGVRANWVKILLHPLWGFFKQYVLRRGFLDGYIGLILAGQTASYIFTKYAKLWYIQQIEEKVVR, encoded by the coding sequence ATGCAAAAACTGACCGCGCTGATCTTGTCCTATAACGAAGAAGCCAACCTGCCCGACTGCCTGCAAAGCGTCCAATGGGCGGACGAAATCTTCGTGGTCGATTCTTTTTCGACCGACCGCTCGGTTGAAATCGCCGAGTCGTTCGGCGCCCGGGTGGCGCAGCACGAATACCTCAACAACGCCGCCCAAAAAAATTGGGCGATCCCCCAATGTTCTCACGAATGGATCGTCATCGTCGAAGCCGACGAGCGCATGACCCCCGAACTGCGCCAGGAAATCGAACAGCTGTTCGAGCAGCCCATGCAGCACGACGCCTACTTTGTCTATCGCCGCAATTTCGTCTTCGGACGCGAAGTGCGCCACGGCGGCTGGGACCGCGACAAGGCGGCGCGGCTCATTCACCGCCACTGCCGCTACGGCGAGCGCCAACTCGCAGCGGAAGTGGTCCTCGACAAGCCCGCCGGATGGCTGCGCGGGCGCATGCCCCATTACCCCTACCGCGAGTTTGACCAGTTATACGCCAAGTTTCAGCGCTATACCTCTTGGGGCGCCATCGAACTCAACAAACAGGGCGTCCGCGCCAACTGGGTGAAGATTCTGCTGCATCCGCTTTGGGGGTTCTTTAAACAATATGTGCTGCGGCGCGGGTTTCTCGACGGCTACATAGGCTTGATTCTGGCCGGGCAAACCGCCAGCTACATATTCACTAAGTACGCTAAACTCTGGTACATTCAACAAATTGAAGAAAAAGTTGTAAGATAA
- a CDS encoding alpha/beta hydrolase has protein sequence MIIRQVFLLAVISLSLMNFASAQETIVLWPDGAPGAIGSEDADIPTLTVHLPAQEKNTGAAIVVCPGGGYGHLAMDHEGVQIAEWLNKNGIAAFILKYRIAPRYKHPAPISDAQRALRIVRSRAAEFKIKTDKIGILGFSAGGHLASTATTHFDSGKADADNAIEQASCRPDFSVLVYPVITMTDPYTHKGSRRNLLGENPSPEMIEFLSNEKQITAETPPVFIFQTNDDTSVPAENSVMFYLGLRKHNIPAEMHIYEPGRHGLGLAQSEPALSDWPDRCIEWFKTRKIIK, from the coding sequence ATGATTATTCGTCAAGTATTTTTGCTTGCGGTTATTTCGCTTAGTTTGATGAATTTCGCCTCGGCGCAAGAAACCATTGTCCTTTGGCCAGACGGGGCGCCCGGCGCCATTGGCAGCGAAGACGCTGATATCCCCACCCTGACCGTTCATCTGCCTGCGCAAGAGAAGAACACCGGCGCGGCGATTGTCGTCTGCCCCGGCGGCGGATACGGCCACCTGGCGATGGACCACGAGGGCGTACAAATCGCCGAATGGCTCAACAAAAACGGCATCGCGGCGTTTATTTTAAAATACCGCATCGCCCCGCGCTATAAACATCCGGCGCCGATTTCTGACGCCCAGCGCGCCCTTCGCATCGTACGCAGCCGCGCGGCGGAGTTCAAAATCAAGACAGACAAGATCGGCATCCTGGGTTTCTCAGCGGGAGGACACTTGGCTTCGACTGCGACCACTCACTTTGATTCGGGCAAGGCGGACGCCGACAACGCAATTGAACAAGCTAGCTGCCGCCCTGATTTTTCCGTGTTGGTGTATCCGGTAATTACCATGACAGACCCCTATACCCACAAAGGATCGCGTCGAAATTTGCTGGGCGAGAATCCATCGCCGGAGATGATTGAGTTTCTTTCCAATGAAAAGCAGATTACGGCTGAGACGCCGCCCGTGTTTATCTTTCAAACCAACGATGACACCTCTGTTCCGGCTGAGAACAGCGTCATGTTTTATCTGGGGCTGCGCAAACACAACATCCCCGCTGAGATGCACATCTATGAACCGGGTCGGCACGGCTTGGGCTTGGCGCAAAGCGAGCCAGCGTTATCAGACTGGCCAGACCGCTGTATCGAGTGGTTCAAGACGCGCAAAATCATCAAGTAG
- a CDS encoding ABC transporter ATP-binding protein: MNDATEILLDVQNLKTQFFTVDGVGRAVDGVSFQVKRGETLGLVGESGCGKSITSLSILRLVPNPPGRIVDGKILFKDQDLLQCSEKEMRKIRGNQISMIFQEPMTALNPVFTVGEQIAEVYRIHRRMGRRDAFNAAVEMMEKVRIPAAPQRAKEYPHQLSGGMRQRIMIAMALACDPDLLIADEPTTALDVTVQAQILALMDDLKERMNASIILITHDLGVIAEVADRVAVMYAGQIVEESPAEMIFSDPQHPYTQGLLRSIPSMTDETQARLNVISGTVPSPFAYPDHCRFEPRCEKRFEPCGQEVCPEIQTGNGRSVRCFLHDEEKKRLVGAS; this comes from the coding sequence ATGAATGATGCAACCGAAATCTTACTCGACGTACAAAACCTAAAAACCCAATTCTTCACGGTTGACGGCGTAGGCCGCGCTGTTGACGGCGTGTCGTTTCAAGTGAAGCGCGGCGAGACGCTTGGACTCGTGGGCGAATCAGGCTGCGGAAAAAGCATCACCTCGCTGTCAATCCTTCGGCTGGTTCCAAACCCGCCGGGGCGCATCGTTGACGGTAAGATTCTCTTCAAAGACCAAGACCTGTTGCAATGTTCCGAAAAAGAGATGCGCAAAATTCGCGGCAACCAGATTTCCATGATTTTCCAGGAACCCATGACCGCGCTCAACCCGGTATTTACCGTTGGCGAGCAGATCGCAGAGGTCTACCGCATCCACCGCCGCATGGGGCGGCGCGACGCCTTCAACGCCGCCGTTGAAATGATGGAAAAGGTGCGCATCCCCGCAGCGCCGCAACGCGCCAAAGAATACCCCCACCAACTCTCGGGCGGGATGCGGCAGCGCATCATGATCGCGATGGCGTTGGCCTGCGACCCGGACTTACTCATCGCCGACGAACCCACCACTGCGCTCGACGTGACCGTGCAGGCGCAGATATTGGCGCTGATGGACGACCTCAAAGAGCGCATGAACGCCTCAATTATTCTCATCACCCACGATTTGGGCGTTATCGCCGAAGTCGCCGACCGGGTGGCGGTGATGTACGCCGGGCAAATTGTCGAAGAATCGCCTGCGGAGATGATCTTCTCCGACCCGCAACACCCCTACACCCAGGGGCTGCTGCGCTCGATTCCATCAATGACCGATGAAACCCAGGCGCGCCTCAATGTCATCAGCGGGACCGTGCCCAGCCCGTTTGCCTACCCGGACCATTGCCGCTTTGAGCCGCGTTGCGAGAAGCGCTTTGAACCGTGCGGTCAAGAAGTCTGCCCGGAGATCCAAACCGGAAACGGGCGCAGCGTACGCTGTTTTTTGCATGATGAAGAAAAAAAACGCCTGGTTGGCGCATCATAA